In Synechococcus sp. A18-25c, a single window of DNA contains:
- a CDS encoding glycoside hydrolase family 104 protein: protein MTSLALNACRCFAGAVASVVPFTASITAPVHAVLPSIESRSKLVQLEEEAPVSALPYIITPERRAMLNTIRFAEGTWKNGLDVGYRVMFGGGLMASMDRHPDRVIYSSRYASAAAGAYQFMPFTWDLVKRSIGVRGFGPEVQDQGALFLIQRRKALGLTDTGVMTPQLAAMLAPEWASFPTLRGRSYYGQPVKRFDSLRGFYNLNLVQLRQIRDQRRADLAAARNGEMPADGAPKAPVCTVPTILCGMP, encoded by the coding sequence ATGACTTCTCTTGCTTTGAATGCCTGTCGTTGCTTTGCAGGCGCCGTTGCAAGCGTTGTCCCATTCACCGCCTCCATCACCGCACCGGTGCATGCGGTTCTTCCCTCCATCGAATCTCGATCCAAGCTGGTTCAACTGGAAGAAGAGGCCCCAGTCTCTGCCCTTCCTTACATCATCACGCCCGAGCGTCGCGCGATGCTCAACACCATTCGGTTTGCCGAAGGCACTTGGAAAAACGGCCTTGACGTGGGTTATCGGGTGATGTTCGGCGGTGGCCTCATGGCCAGCATGGACCGTCATCCCGATCGGGTGATTTATTCCTCGCGTTACGCGAGTGCTGCAGCGGGTGCCTATCAGTTCATGCCTTTTACCTGGGACTTGGTCAAGCGCAGCATTGGTGTCCGTGGCTTTGGACCTGAAGTGCAAGATCAGGGCGCACTGTTCCTGATTCAACGCCGCAAAGCCCTTGGCTTGACCGACACGGGTGTGATGACGCCGCAGTTGGCCGCGATGCTGGCTCCCGAATGGGCATCGTTCCCCACCCTGAGAGGGCGCAGTTATTACGGTCAACCCGTCAAGCGGTTCGACAGTCTGCGTGGTTTCTACAACCTCAACCTGGTGCAGCTGCGTCAGATCCGAGATCAGCGTCGTGCCGATCTTGCTGCAGCTAGAAACGGTGAGATGCCCGCCGATGGAGCGCCGAAGGCTCCCGTCTGCACCGTGCCAACCATTCTCTGCGGCATGCCCTGA
- a CDS encoding ATP-dependent DNA ligase, whose translation MDALAELIDSLDQCTATGRKVALIANHLKRVSAQDAAWCVMLLIEERRKRLITGRRLRDILQQASAMPDWLFDDCQSHVGDSAETLSLLWPQIHHDIPDIRCDASLSAWIRELDASPPMQWWMEMLLPALAAMEPAVQSQAVLAIWQALPPERLFLFNKLLTGGFRIGVGRGLVVKAIASGFALEEALVLERLMAPVEASSAWFQQLTAPPKADRGNRGPVPYPFFLASPLQHASLGETAAKEWWVEPKWDGIRGQLIQRESGTYLWSRGEELINSQFPELIEMAAALPHDTVLDGEVICWAEAEADPRPFSDLQRRLGRKTVGRKLRHDCPVSFVAYDVLEHNAQDLREQPLKLRLATLGDLHASFGSSNEGWRCRLSHGALLGHWTELDQRRQAAVQQGAEGVMLKRLHSPYLSGRKRGHWWKHKRDPMTLDAVLIYAQAGRGRRANLFTDYTFALWDDQSNDDDAPQLVTFAKAYSGLNDAEILELDRWIRRHTRERFGPTRSVDPELVFEIGFEGIQESKRHKCGLAVRFPRILRWRRDRSASSANTLGEAKELCARVTNRSA comes from the coding sequence CTGGATGCACTGGCAGAACTGATCGACAGCCTCGATCAATGCACCGCCACGGGGCGCAAAGTGGCACTTATCGCCAATCACCTGAAGAGGGTTTCAGCCCAGGACGCGGCCTGGTGCGTGATGTTGCTGATCGAAGAACGGCGCAAACGGCTCATCACGGGTCGACGTTTGCGCGACATCTTGCAACAGGCCAGTGCGATGCCCGACTGGCTCTTTGATGATTGCCAAAGCCATGTCGGCGATTCAGCCGAGACGTTGTCGTTGCTGTGGCCTCAAATCCACCACGACATTCCAGACATCCGCTGCGATGCATCACTGTCGGCATGGATTCGCGAGCTCGATGCATCACCGCCAATGCAGTGGTGGATGGAGATGCTGCTGCCGGCACTGGCAGCAATGGAGCCTGCCGTCCAAAGCCAGGCGGTGCTAGCGATCTGGCAGGCCTTGCCACCGGAACGCCTTTTCCTGTTCAACAAACTGCTCACCGGTGGCTTTCGCATCGGGGTCGGCCGTGGCCTGGTGGTGAAGGCGATCGCCAGTGGGTTCGCCCTCGAAGAAGCCCTGGTGCTGGAACGATTGATGGCGCCAGTCGAGGCGTCCTCGGCCTGGTTCCAACAACTCACGGCTCCCCCGAAGGCGGATCGGGGCAACCGGGGGCCGGTGCCCTATCCCTTCTTCCTAGCCAGCCCTCTTCAGCACGCAAGCCTCGGTGAGACAGCAGCCAAGGAATGGTGGGTGGAGCCCAAATGGGACGGCATCCGCGGCCAGCTGATCCAACGGGAGAGCGGCACGTATCTCTGGAGTCGAGGCGAGGAGCTGATCAACAGCCAATTCCCCGAACTCATCGAAATGGCCGCGGCACTTCCCCACGACACCGTGCTCGATGGAGAAGTGATTTGTTGGGCCGAAGCGGAAGCGGACCCCCGACCATTCAGTGATCTGCAGCGCCGACTCGGCCGCAAGACGGTGGGTCGAAAACTGCGCCATGACTGCCCAGTGAGCTTTGTGGCCTACGACGTCCTGGAACACAACGCGCAGGATCTGCGTGAGCAACCGCTCAAACTACGGCTGGCCACATTGGGCGACCTGCACGCAAGCTTCGGAAGCAGCAACGAGGGGTGGCGCTGCCGGCTCAGCCATGGCGCTTTGCTCGGCCACTGGACAGAACTCGACCAACGGCGCCAAGCCGCCGTACAACAGGGGGCGGAGGGTGTGATGCTCAAACGCCTTCATTCGCCTTACCTCAGTGGACGCAAACGAGGACACTGGTGGAAACACAAACGCGATCCGATGACGTTGGATGCGGTGTTGATCTACGCCCAAGCCGGCCGAGGGCGCCGGGCCAATTTGTTCACCGACTACACCTTTGCGCTCTGGGATGACCAATCCAATGACGACGACGCGCCACAGCTAGTGACATTTGCTAAAGCCTATTCCGGCCTCAACGACGCAGAAATCCTTGAACTCGACCGCTGGATCAGGCGCCACACCCGTGAACGGTTTGGCCCAACACGATCGGTCGATCCCGAGCTGGTGTTCGAAATTGGCTTTGAAGGCATCCAGGAGTCCAAACGACACAAATGCGGACTCGCCGTTCGCTTCCCCAGAATCCTGCGCTGGCGACGGGACCGTAGCGCCAGCAGTGCCAACACCCTTGGCGAAGCCAAAGAACTCTGCGCGCGCGTCACGAACAGGTCGGCGTGA
- a CDS encoding TIGR04168 family protein: MHHLQPDALLFVGDLSDGDLRLVKRITQLALPVAVLLGNHDRGRDRSGALLQQQITMLGERHCPWSLRQWENPHLAVVGARPCSAGGGFHLSQAVQAVFGPVTEQESADRIVSAAALAPSDWPLVVLAHSGPTGLGSDAESPCGRDWKHPHIDWGDRDLALALDRMQTRRRADLVVFGHMHHQLKGRRGERITFHRDRRGTCYVNAACVPRSGCDDDGKPLHHLTWVEFNAIEPILISHRWYRPSGDLVYEQTLYRC, from the coding sequence GTGCATCATCTGCAACCCGACGCGCTGTTGTTCGTTGGTGATCTGAGCGATGGTGATCTTCGCTTGGTGAAACGGATTACGCAGCTGGCGTTGCCTGTTGCCGTGCTTCTGGGAAACCACGACCGCGGTCGAGACCGAAGCGGTGCGTTGCTGCAACAGCAAATCACGATGCTGGGTGAGCGGCACTGTCCCTGGAGTTTGCGCCAGTGGGAGAACCCCCATTTGGCTGTCGTCGGTGCCCGCCCCTGCAGTGCCGGTGGCGGTTTTCATCTTTCTCAAGCTGTTCAGGCCGTGTTTGGACCGGTCACCGAACAGGAATCAGCCGATCGCATCGTGTCTGCCGCTGCGCTGGCACCTTCCGATTGGCCGCTCGTTGTGTTGGCCCATAGCGGACCTACAGGTCTTGGATCCGATGCGGAGAGTCCCTGCGGTCGGGATTGGAAGCATCCGCATATCGATTGGGGTGATCGCGATCTCGCCTTGGCACTCGATCGCATGCAAACGCGCCGACGGGCTGACTTGGTGGTGTTCGGACACATGCACCATCAGCTCAAAGGGCGCCGCGGCGAACGAATCACATTTCATCGTGATCGCAGGGGCACGTGTTACGTGAATGCCGCCTGTGTTCCCCGCTCTGGATGCGATGACGACGGGAAACCACTGCATCACCTCACCTGGGTGGAATTCAATGCCATCGAACCCATCCTGATTAGTCACCGTTGGTATCGGCCCAGTGGGGATCTGGTGTATGAGCAAACCTTGTATCGATGCTGA
- a CDS encoding DUF4178 domain-containing protein → MSGLLFLLLAAVLVWWLTRNSMDRRKKPRQGVSPEQRTLFNLQVGDVVQRDLRDWIVESILEFNQSGFQWREYYLRDGEEGIWLVVVDDDRLELSWMRQVPSHEISINFPLRDRLVYEGISYRLEEKGLAQYRRISRNSNQGGPCRFHDYVAEGGRLLSVEIYVQDASVDTGEIELCLGERIIPESLSILPGDGRSVYA, encoded by the coding sequence ATGAGCGGACTGCTTTTTCTGCTGCTTGCCGCAGTGCTGGTTTGGTGGCTGACCCGAAACAGCATGGACAGGCGCAAAAAGCCCCGTCAGGGCGTTAGTCCTGAACAACGCACCCTGTTCAATCTCCAGGTGGGGGATGTTGTTCAGCGTGATCTGCGCGACTGGATCGTGGAATCGATTCTTGAATTCAATCAATCCGGTTTCCAATGGCGTGAGTATTACCTCCGCGATGGAGAAGAAGGCATTTGGCTCGTGGTGGTTGACGACGATCGTCTCGAACTGTCCTGGATGCGTCAGGTTCCATCCCATGAGATCTCGATTAATTTCCCCCTACGCGATCGACTCGTTTACGAAGGCATCAGTTATCGCCTTGAGGAAAAGGGACTGGCGCAGTACAGACGCATTTCGCGCAACAGCAATCAAGGAGGACCGTGCCGTTTTCACGATTATGTCGCTGAGGGTGGCCGTTTGCTCAGCGTGGAGATCTATGTGCAGGATGCTTCGGTCGATACCGGTGAAATTGAACTGTGTCTTGGTGAGCGCATCATTCCAGAGTCACTCAGCATTCTTCCTGGAGATGGACGCAGTGTTTACGCCTGA
- the nadA gene encoding quinolinate synthase NadA, with protein MSSDTAVVAAINQLRKDRKAVILAHYYQEPDIQDIADFIGDSLELSRKAANTDAEVIVFCGVHFMAETAKILSPEKTVVLPDLEAGCSLADDCPADEFARFREQHPDHFVVSYINCTAAVKAQSDLICTSSNAVDLVQQLPDDRPVLFAPDRNLGRWVQRQSGRDLTLWPGRCLVHEAFSEEALLQLKLEHPDAEVIAHPECEETLLDLADFIGSTSKLLNHAETSDAKTFIVLTEPGILHQMQQRVPEKTLIDVPGLDGCSCNACPYMRLNTLEKLRDCLDSLSPEITLDENLRSQAEAPIRRMLEMSR; from the coding sequence ATGAGCTCTGACACCGCAGTTGTGGCGGCGATCAACCAGCTCCGCAAGGACCGGAAGGCCGTGATCCTGGCGCACTACTACCAGGAACCAGACATTCAAGACATCGCTGATTTCATCGGTGATTCCCTAGAGCTCTCACGCAAGGCTGCGAACACCGACGCCGAAGTGATCGTGTTCTGCGGTGTCCATTTCATGGCCGAAACAGCCAAGATCCTCAGCCCAGAAAAAACTGTGGTGCTGCCGGATTTGGAGGCGGGGTGCTCACTGGCGGATGACTGCCCGGCGGATGAATTTGCACGGTTTCGAGAACAGCATCCCGATCATTTCGTCGTGAGCTACATCAACTGCACCGCGGCAGTGAAAGCGCAAAGCGATTTGATTTGCACCAGCAGCAATGCCGTTGATCTGGTGCAACAGCTTCCGGATGATCGCCCCGTTTTGTTTGCGCCAGACCGCAACCTGGGTCGATGGGTTCAACGCCAGAGCGGTCGGGACCTCACCCTGTGGCCCGGTCGCTGCCTCGTGCACGAAGCCTTTAGTGAAGAGGCGCTGCTCCAACTCAAACTTGAGCATCCCGATGCCGAAGTGATCGCCCACCCGGAATGCGAAGAAACCCTCCTCGATCTGGCGGATTTCATCGGCTCCACGAGCAAACTGCTCAACCACGCAGAAACCAGTGACGCCAAGACGTTCATCGTGCTGACAGAGCCTGGAATCCTGCACCAGATGCAGCAACGCGTTCCCGAGAAAACGTTGATCGACGTGCCAGGCCTCGATGGCTGCAGCTGCAATGCCTGCCCCTACATGCGCCTCAATACCTTGGAGAAGCTGCGTGACTGCCTGGACAGCCTCTCGCCAGAAATCACACTGGACGAAAACTTGCGCAGCCAAGCGGAAGCCCCGATTCGACGCATGCTCGAGATGAGTCGCTAA
- a CDS encoding ligase-associated DNA damage response exonuclease — MQLLEPTDSGLYCRAADAWIDPSRPVPRALITHAHADHARPGCGEYWAVDVSEGVLRQRLGRDITLHPMAYGQEFWLNQACLSFHSAGHVLGSAQVRLKVNDAVWVVTGDYKRCADPSCAPFESVPCDVMITEATFALPIYAWDSGAQIAEQIRDWWHGDRERPSLLFCYAFGKAQRLLAELKAIGVDEEVLLHGAVETVTRHYREAGVPMTPSRPVSALPRKDPLAGRLILAPPSAHRSAWMRRFRAPQTAFASGWMAVRGARRRRGYERGFVLSDHADWQGLIRTVLESGARTVYVTHGQSDVLARFLRERHGIEAKPLEQLA; from the coding sequence ATGCAACTGCTCGAGCCCACTGACAGCGGTCTGTATTGCCGGGCCGCGGATGCCTGGATTGATCCAAGCCGACCGGTGCCAAGGGCGCTGATCACCCATGCCCATGCCGACCATGCGCGGCCCGGATGCGGTGAATATTGGGCTGTGGATGTGAGTGAAGGGGTGTTGCGCCAACGCCTCGGTCGCGACATCACTCTGCATCCGATGGCCTACGGGCAGGAGTTCTGGCTCAACCAAGCCTGCCTGTCCTTTCACAGCGCAGGACATGTGCTGGGCTCAGCGCAGGTGCGCCTCAAGGTGAATGACGCCGTATGGGTGGTCACTGGGGATTACAAACGCTGTGCAGATCCCAGTTGTGCGCCCTTTGAATCCGTGCCGTGTGACGTGATGATCACGGAAGCCACCTTTGCGCTGCCGATCTACGCCTGGGACAGCGGAGCTCAGATCGCCGAACAGATCCGTGACTGGTGGCACGGGGACCGCGAACGCCCCTCCTTGTTGTTTTGCTATGCCTTCGGCAAAGCCCAGCGCCTCCTAGCAGAGCTCAAGGCGATCGGCGTGGACGAAGAAGTGCTGCTGCACGGCGCCGTTGAAACCGTCACCCGGCATTACCGCGAAGCCGGCGTGCCGATGACACCGAGTCGCCCTGTGAGTGCGTTACCCCGAAAGGATCCGCTGGCGGGCCGCCTGATCCTGGCGCCTCCATCCGCCCATCGCTCGGCTTGGATGCGCCGTTTCCGCGCTCCACAAACCGCCTTTGCCTCAGGCTGGATGGCGGTGCGAGGGGCTCGCCGACGCCGCGGATACGAACGGGGGTTTGTACTCAGTGACCATGCCGACTGGCAGGGCTTGATTCGCACTGTTCTCGAGTCGGGCGCGCGCACCGTGTACGTGACGCATGGACAAAGCGATGTGCTGGCTCGCTTTCTGCGGGAACGTCATGGCATTGAGGCCAAACCCCTCGAGCAGCTCGCCTGA
- a CDS encoding polyamine aminopropyltransferase yields MERQITAADLSPLQVRVLLVTAMVSSAAGLVLELLLVAQASYLMGDATLATGVVVGTFLAAMGLGAWFTEFIAVKGQPLNRLLRALVLVEITLCPLCLFGPVTLFLLFAIGAPLWIAIVLLTLMVGLLGGMELPLITRMLETQDQLRRALARVLALDYFGSLLGALAFPLVLLPWLGLLPTAAVLAFVPVGATLALALVFPSLRRWRIPVVALLPITGVAAYLIAPLGHRIEDGFYGARVIERHQTRHQRIVMTRRGADLRLFLDGDLQFSSLDEYRYHEALVHPAMAAHAAPRHVLLLGAGDGLALREILRWPSVERVDVVELDPLVIRLARQQPQLRQLNHDSLGDPRVTVHLGDAYAAVRNFQRRFDVVIADFPDPDTLPVARLYSVGFYGAVRERLNPGAVMVTQASAPFLTPRVLASIQAGLQQAGLQTRPYSVTIPTFGPWGFVMARSGAWSPQFQSIPFPTRWIDSDQLAALFAFPRDFLPSGSDTVQPNRMTQPVLLDYQRGDRRRRLLQPLAPIPSNPNSS; encoded by the coding sequence ATGGAGCGGCAAATAACGGCTGCTGATCTCAGTCCCCTCCAAGTGAGGGTTCTTCTGGTCACTGCCATGGTTTCTTCGGCAGCTGGACTCGTGCTGGAGCTGTTGCTTGTGGCGCAGGCCAGTTATTTGATGGGGGACGCCACCTTGGCGACAGGGGTGGTGGTGGGCACGTTCCTTGCGGCGATGGGATTGGGAGCCTGGTTCACGGAGTTCATTGCTGTGAAAGGCCAGCCCCTGAATCGTTTGCTCAGAGCATTGGTGCTGGTGGAAATCACCCTCTGCCCGCTGTGCCTCTTTGGACCAGTCACCTTGTTCTTGCTGTTTGCGATCGGCGCTCCGTTATGGATCGCCATCGTTCTGCTCACCTTGATGGTGGGCTTGTTGGGGGGCATGGAACTGCCCTTGATCACCCGCATGCTGGAAACCCAGGATCAGTTGCGGCGGGCGCTGGCCAGGGTTTTGGCGTTGGATTATTTCGGCTCGCTGCTGGGTGCTTTGGCGTTTCCGCTGGTGTTGCTGCCTTGGCTGGGTCTGTTGCCCACCGCGGCTGTGCTGGCGTTCGTGCCCGTCGGCGCCACCTTGGCCCTGGCGCTGGTGTTTCCGAGTTTGCGGCGCTGGCGCATTCCGGTGGTTGCGCTCCTACCGATCACGGGTGTGGCGGCGTATCTGATCGCCCCCCTCGGACATCGCATCGAGGATGGCTTCTACGGCGCCAGGGTGATTGAGCGCCATCAAACGCGTCATCAGCGGATCGTGATGACCCGACGTGGGGCGGATCTGCGCTTGTTTCTGGATGGGGACCTTCAGTTTTCCAGCTTGGACGAATACCGCTATCACGAAGCACTGGTGCATCCGGCGATGGCTGCTCATGCAGCGCCGCGCCACGTGTTGCTGTTGGGGGCAGGTGACGGCTTGGCGTTGAGAGAAATCCTGCGCTGGCCCAGCGTTGAACGGGTCGACGTGGTGGAGCTAGACCCTTTGGTCATTCGTCTGGCTAGACAACAACCCCAACTTCGACAGCTGAATCACGACAGTCTGGGAGACCCAAGAGTGACCGTGCACCTCGGTGATGCCTACGCCGCCGTGCGCAACTTCCAGCGACGCTTCGATGTGGTGATCGCTGACTTCCCTGATCCAGATACGTTGCCGGTGGCGCGGCTGTACAGCGTTGGTTTCTATGGCGCGGTGCGTGAGCGACTTAATCCAGGCGCCGTCATGGTCACCCAGGCCAGCGCACCATTTCTCACCCCCCGCGTTCTGGCCTCGATTCAGGCGGGACTGCAGCAGGCAGGTCTGCAGACCCGTCCGTACAGCGTCACCATTCCCACGTTTGGCCCCTGGGGGTTTGTCATGGCCAGGTCTGGTGCCTGGTCTCCGCAATTCCAGTCCATTCCATTTCCCACACGCTGGATCGATTCGGATCAGCTCGCGGCCTTGTTCGCATTCCCCAGAGACTTTCTGCCAAGCGGCTCCGATACTGTGCAGCCCAACCGGATGACACAGCCGGTTCTTCTTGACTATCAACGCGGCGATCGTCGCCGGCGGCTGCTCCAGCCACTAGCGCCAATCCCTTCCAACCCGAATTCCTCATGA
- a CDS encoding DUF350 domain-containing protein: MQATLIQLMLSLMWTVAGILLIVGGVWFFDRLTPLDYRAEVRKGNVAAGVVVGSVVLAVSAVVVTVILI; this comes from the coding sequence ATGCAGGCAACCCTCATCCAGTTGATGCTGAGCCTGATGTGGACGGTGGCAGGAATCCTGCTCATCGTGGGCGGTGTCTGGTTCTTTGATCGCCTTACACCCCTCGATTACCGCGCTGAGGTTCGCAAGGGCAATGTGGCGGCAGGGGTGGTCGTGGGCTCAGTTGTGTTGGCCGTTTCCGCAGTCGTCGTCACGGTGATTCTGATCTGA
- a CDS encoding TPM domain-containing protein — translation MKAVLSLSVLLLLLAAPAMAIDNPELLPDHATPVIDLAKALSDNQRQSLETSLDAFEDRSGWKLRVLTQYERTPGRAVKEFWGLDERSLLLVADPRGGNLLNFNVGDAFFALMPRTWWVELQTRYGNQYYVKDHGEDGAILAALDAVELCLDRGGCQVVPGLPTEQWLWTLTTSVLGGLIAGFAAYPRKEGEKIAWAWVLLLSPLWVMLFGVFGVAPVVTRTSELLPLIRNGMGFLAGGVAAYLIAQATVGRKLNESTNES, via the coding sequence ATGAAGGCTGTGCTGAGTCTTTCGGTTCTGCTGCTGCTACTCGCTGCACCGGCCATGGCCATCGACAATCCGGAATTGCTGCCGGATCACGCCACACCAGTCATTGACCTAGCCAAAGCTCTCAGCGACAACCAGCGTCAATCCCTAGAAACATCGCTGGATGCCTTTGAGGACCGCAGTGGCTGGAAACTGCGAGTCTTGACTCAGTACGAGCGCACACCTGGCAGAGCGGTGAAGGAATTTTGGGGATTAGATGAACGCAGTTTGCTGCTAGTTGCTGATCCCCGGGGTGGAAATCTGCTCAATTTCAACGTGGGAGACGCCTTCTTCGCATTGATGCCACGCACGTGGTGGGTCGAACTGCAAACGCGCTACGGCAATCAGTACTACGTGAAGGACCACGGTGAAGACGGAGCCATCCTTGCGGCCCTGGATGCCGTGGAACTCTGTCTCGACCGCGGTGGATGCCAGGTGGTTCCTGGCCTGCCCACCGAACAATGGCTTTGGACGCTCACCACATCGGTCTTGGGAGGTCTGATCGCCGGTTTCGCCGCCTATCCGCGCAAGGAAGGCGAAAAGATCGCCTGGGCCTGGGTGCTGCTGCTGTCTCCTCTCTGGGTGATGTTGTTTGGTGTGTTCGGCGTCGCACCGGTCGTGACGCGCACCAGTGAGCTGCTTCCGCTGATCCGCAATGGCATGGGATTCCTAGCCGGCGGTGTTGCCGCCTATTTGATTGCGCAGGCCACGGTCGGGCGGAAGCTCAATGAATCAACCAACGAAAGCTGA
- a CDS encoding class I SAM-dependent methyltransferase has protein sequence MKASDVPCPDWMQQRLKLHGHQVPFSTFMEWALHDPQHGAYGAGHLQVETDGDFVTSPALGDDFSALLARQLIEWLEVLARRHPDQPLAVVDVGPGEGHLMDQLRPHLSVQAPDLIGRLECVLVELNPGMEARQRNRLSSDHPIPCRWSALEDLHAEPLIGILIAHELLDAFPVERLIVRDGTLQRQLVQLQPSELGQGSLVWGEEPLPEALAAQIAQQAQRIGLPLPPLDVEDGWATEWHHAVEPWLRQASYAMQDGMLLVVDYAMEASRYYAARRPDGTLTAYRQQQASGDVLRHAGEQDITAHLCLETLLDSAKATGWIPAGQCRQGEALLALGLPERFSALQQLPGHQLDEALHRREALLRLVDPSCLGELRWLAFERCADHDDLPMPNPSRFLREPS, from the coding sequence ATGAAGGCCTCCGATGTGCCCTGCCCCGATTGGATGCAGCAGAGGTTGAAGTTGCATGGCCATCAAGTTCCCTTTTCCACCTTCATGGAATGGGCACTTCACGACCCTCAGCATGGGGCCTATGGAGCTGGCCATCTGCAGGTAGAAACGGATGGCGATTTCGTCACATCCCCTGCCCTTGGTGATGACTTCAGTGCCCTTCTGGCCCGTCAACTCATCGAGTGGCTGGAGGTGTTGGCGCGTCGTCATCCTGATCAGCCACTGGCTGTGGTGGATGTCGGCCCAGGTGAAGGGCATCTCATGGACCAGCTGAGGCCTCATCTGTCTGTCCAAGCCCCCGATCTGATCGGCAGGCTGGAATGCGTGCTGGTGGAATTGAATCCCGGCATGGAAGCTCGCCAACGCAACCGGCTGAGCAGTGACCACCCCATTCCCTGTCGCTGGAGTGCGTTGGAGGATCTTCATGCAGAGCCGTTGATTGGCATCCTCATTGCGCATGAGTTGCTGGATGCGTTTCCTGTCGAGCGGCTGATCGTTCGCGACGGGACCTTGCAGCGTCAACTGGTGCAACTGCAGCCGTCCGAGTTAGGCCAGGGATCGCTTGTGTGGGGCGAGGAACCCTTGCCGGAGGCGTTGGCCGCGCAGATTGCGCAGCAAGCGCAGCGGATTGGATTGCCACTCCCTCCGCTCGATGTTGAAGACGGCTGGGCCACGGAGTGGCACCACGCTGTGGAGCCTTGGTTACGTCAGGCCAGCTATGCCATGCAAGACGGCATGCTGCTGGTGGTGGACTATGCGATGGAAGCAAGTCGTTATTACGCCGCCAGACGTCCAGACGGGACCCTGACGGCGTATCGCCAACAGCAAGCCTCAGGTGATGTGCTGCGCCATGCTGGCGAGCAGGACATCACGGCACATCTGTGCCTGGAGACCCTTCTGGACTCCGCGAAGGCAACGGGCTGGATCCCAGCAGGTCAATGCCGACAGGGAGAGGCTCTGCTGGCGCTCGGCCTGCCGGAGCGGTTCTCAGCGCTGCAGCAGTTACCTGGTCATCAGCTGGATGAGGCCTTGCACAGACGTGAGGCGCTCCTGCGTCTTGTGGATCCCAGTTGTCTGGGGGAATTGCGTTGGCTGGCTTTTGAACGGTGCGCAGATCATGACGACCTGCCGATGCCGAATCCCAGCCGCTTTTTGCGGGAGCCTTCTTAA
- a CDS encoding DNA ligase, translating into MSMRSAAIVGLSSLLISTPGAGFAQQVEITIEQIDTVVFPADGGAAARAICAGLASGVLNRDLVGSDLARLQGAVRESGDAELAANYVKAFNDVANGTPGCNIEVTAPGDGNLRRY; encoded by the coding sequence ATGTCAATGCGCAGTGCCGCCATCGTTGGCCTCTCGTCTTTGCTGATCTCAACACCAGGAGCAGGCTTCGCTCAGCAGGTTGAGATCACCATCGAGCAGATCGACACAGTGGTGTTTCCAGCGGACGGTGGCGCTGCAGCGCGGGCCATCTGTGCTGGTTTGGCCAGCGGAGTGCTGAACCGTGACCTGGTGGGTAGCGACCTGGCAAGGCTTCAGGGAGCAGTGCGTGAATCGGGTGATGCTGAATTGGCCGCTAACTACGTGAAAGCCTTCAACGACGTGGCCAATGGAACCCCTGGCTGCAACATCGAAGTAACCGCACCAGGTGACGGCAATCTCCGCCGCTATTGA